A genome region from Chelonia mydas isolate rCheMyd1 chromosome 12, rCheMyd1.pri.v2, whole genome shotgun sequence includes the following:
- the LOC122462543 gene encoding uncharacterized protein LOC122462543: MEWKLPLPRPVSHQSGWGRSPYSPGGLGGSRKVCKVLGCQDPGGPVTSTLARCTAPPAAGRVSLSLGNKTDSCFHSQSIAQCHHPACWLGGVTPQVTTTLSSLPRAWRVRRWVRDDTEHPPSIAPSPEQELIEELPDDSPPEAILANCLIAVGNLSTMTPALEPELETHLLRAALHAVFTLSMEKDPTQVQDLHRVLPDILDAMLGNLLAESPGTNRLHYILEHINYWIVPRVSRERARALRSSMALLRSTITLPAFDDSGH, from the exons atggagtggaaa cttcccctccccaggcctgtttCTCATCAGTCGGGTTGGGGTCGCAGTCCCTACagcccaggggggctgggaggctccaggaaggtgtgtaaagtgctgggatgtcaggatccGGGAGGCCCTGTCACCTCCACACTAGCGCGGTGTACTGCACCCCCTGCTGCAGGCCGAGTTTCTCtgtcccttggcaataagacagactcttgttttcacagccagtcgatcgcccagtgtcatcaccctgcctgctggctgggcggGGTGACTCCTCAGGTCaccaccaccctctccagcctgcctcgggcttggagagtgaggagATGGGTGAGGGACGACACTGAACATCCTCCATCCATCGCTCCATCAccagagcaa GAGCTCATTGAGGAGCTTCCTGATGACTCTCCACCCGAAGCCATCCTGGCCAACTGcctgattgctgtgggcaaccTCAG caccatgacacccgccctggagccagagctggagacCCACCTCCTTCGTGCTGCCCTTCATGCCGTGTTCACCCTAAGCATGGAGAAGGACCCCACCCAAGTCCAG gatcTGCATAGGGTCTTGCCAGAcatcctggatgccatgctggggaatctgctggcagagtccccaggcACCAACAGGCTCCactacatcttggag cacattAACTACTGGATCGTGCCCAGGGTGTCGCGAGAGAGAGCCAGGGCCCTTAGGAGCAGCATGGCCCTGCTCAGATCCACCATCACCCTCCCTGCGTTCGACGACAGTGGCCACTGA